Proteins encoded by one window of Pseudorca crassidens isolate mPseCra1 chromosome 3, mPseCra1.hap1, whole genome shotgun sequence:
- the CTXN1 gene encoding cortexin-1, whose translation MSATWTLSPEPLPPSTGPPVGAGLDAEQRTVFAFVLCLLVVLVLLMVRCVRILLDPYSRMPASSWTDHKEALERGQFDYALV comes from the coding sequence ATGAGCGCGACGTGGACGCTGTCCCCCGAGCCGCTGCCGCCATCGACGGGGCCCCCGGTAGGCGCGGGCCTGGACGCGGAGCAGCGCACCGTGTTCGCCTTCGTGCTGTGCCTGCTCGTGGTGCTGGTGCTGCTGATGGTTCGCTGCGTGCGTATCCTGCTCGACCCCTACAGCCGCATGCCCGCCTCGTCCTGGACAGACCACAAGGAGGCGCTCGAGCGCGGGCAGTTCGACTACGCGCTGGTCTGA
- the SNAPC2 gene encoding snRNA-activating protein complex subunit 2: MKPPQRRRAAPARYLGEVTGPAAWSAREKRQLLRLLQARRGKPEPDAAELARQLSGRSEVEIQDFLRQLKGRVLRKATRRMHPGGPQGPRRRETQTPAPIEVWMDLAEKITGPLEEALTVAFSQVLTIAATEPISLLYSQPPKPTQARGKLLLLSAPGRQEDLGPEAPGPAPKTQGPAPEASSESLAGPSAEEDFSVDFEKIYKYLSSISRGGQGPELSPAESAVVLDLLMALPEELSRLPCAALVEHMSDTYLRLMAPQPDPASGGLGSGAEDDGTGSRGQEEAGQATPQAPENAGPSEPISTWQAAGICPLNPFLVPLELLGQVATPAR; this comes from the exons ATGAAGCCCCCGCAGCGGCGGCGAGCGGCCCCGGCGCGCTATCTGGGTGAGGTGACCGGCCCCGCGGCCTGGAGCGCCCGCGAGAAGCGGCAGCTGTTACGACTACTGCAGGCGCGACGGGGCAAGCCGGAGCCGGACGCCGCCGAGCTGGCCCGGCAGCTGTCGGGCCGGAGCGAGGTCGAG ATCCAGGACTTTCTCCGGCAGCTCAAGGGCCGAGTGCTCCGAAAGGCCACTCGGAGGATGCATCCAGGTGGCCCACAGGGTCCCAGGCGCCGGGAAACACAGACCCCGGCCCCCATCGAG GTGTGGATGGATCTGGCTGAGAAGATAACAGGCCCGCTGGAGGAGGCCCTGACCGTGGCTTTCTCACAG GTGCTCACCATCGCAGCCACGGAGCCCATCAGCCTCCTGTACTCCCAGCCCCCCAAGCCCACGCAGGCTCGTGGAAAGCTACTGCTCCTCAGCGCCCCTGGAAGGCAGGAGGACCTGGGCCCTGAGGCTCCTGGCCCCGCCCCCAAGACACAAGGCCCTGCCCCTGAGGCATCCTCTGAGTCCCTGGCTGGCCCGTCCGCTGAGGAAGACTTTTCTGTGGACTTCGAGAAGATCTACAAGTACCTGTCGTCCATCTCCCGCGGCGGCCAAGGCCCTGAGCTTTCCCCAGCTG AGTCAGCTGTGGTCCTTGACCTGCTCATGGCACTTCCTGAGGAGTTGTCCCGCCTGCCCTGCGCTGCCCTGGTTGAACATATGTCAGATACGTACTTACGCCTGATGGCCCCCCAGCCCGACCCTGCCAGTGGGGGCCTGGGGTCTGGGGCTGAGGATGACGGGACAGGTTCCAGGGGGCAAGAGGAGGCTGGCCAGGCCACTCCTCAGGCCCCCGAGAATGCTGGGCCCAGCGAACCGATATCCACTTGGCAAGCAGCTGGGATCTGCCCCCTGAACCCATTCCTGGTACCCCTGGAGCTTCTGGGCCAGGTGGCCACCCCTGCAAGGTGA